From the Choristoneura fumiferana chromosome 15, NRCan_CFum_1, whole genome shotgun sequence genome, the window AAAGCGACAACGAGCGGTGCTTAACGAAGGCAGAGTTATCATTTAAGTGGCGGGTGAACGACTCGTCACAGTCCATGACTTAACCGCTGTGAACTTGACTATTATGGTGAGATTACTTAATTTCTTACCAGATATAGAATAATTACTAAGTAATCTGCAAACAGACCGAATTTGCTAGCGCATAAGAGCCTATACTGGAACATAATGGACCCTGAAAATCATACGAAATTTAAGAAACTAGGAACGGAACGCGCTAGTGCCTGCGTGTAGTTTACACACctactatctccataccaaagaTCTTAGCGAGTCCGTTTCCCCTTCTGTTTAAGAATTAAAAATGACAGTGCCTTCGAACCTcggtacaataaagatttaaaataaaatacattttgtatCACAGCAGCACTCATTTACTCCCAATTGCTCAGTCCACACATTCACACATTAATAACTTATTTACATCTACGCAGTACTGTAACTATTAACCTCTCGTACACATGAGGTTGTATTTACACTTTTTGAAGTCACTACATTGAATATTGGCGTATCGTGACCTCTTAATCCACTGTTATTAAAATCGTCTGCAAACACTTAAAAAACTACGATTCCAGTTGGCCATGTCTGTTTTCTTAACTAGATTCCGTAGTTATTGGTGTTGTTCTTTCGGATTCTGTGGTTGATTCGTATTGTTTAATTGATTCAGAATGTGTGGTTGATTCAGTACTTTCAGCAGATGACGTTGACTCTGAACTCTTTACGTCGGAACGCGATTGAAATCCTGCAAATCCTGTGTTTCCGTGTACTGTAGCGGTATGATACGCCGACGTACTAGTCTCTTCATTAGAATTTGATACAGTAATGGCTCCAGAGACTACATTGTGGTAGTCGTCTGAATTCGGGTATCTGAAAGGCTTGTTGACGTAAATGGGCATTTCGGTGTAAACCGGCACCGCGTACGGCACATTCACCGGAACAGGAACTTTCTTCTCGACAGGATAAGGTCGCGGAATGTACACGGGCACCTTCTTCTCAACCTCTACCTTCTGAGGAACTAGAACTTTATAGGGCACCGGCACTTTCTTTTCCACTTCAACAGGGTACGGGACCCGCTTTTCGACCGGCACGGCGACCGGCGTCGGTACCCTGACGGGGAATGGCTGCGGGTACGGCACTCTTATCGGCACGTGCTTCACTACCTCAACTGGTTCCTTCACTGTAACCTCGACGGGGTAAGGTACTCTCTTTTCGACCGGGTATGGTTGAGGCACGAGCACTTTGACCGGTACAGGGTAGGGCACCTTTTTCTCCACAGTGACCGGGTAAGGTCGGTCCACGGGAACCTGCACTTCCACTCGGTAAGGTACGCGCTTCTCCACGGGAACGGGCACAGGCACAGGATGAGGCACCTTCACCTCCACATTTTTGTAAATCGGCACGTGGTGCACGATCGGGTAAGGTCTTGGAATATATTCTTTTTCGATAACTTTAATTGGCACCGGATGGGGCACTTTGACCTCCACCGGGTACGGTATCCTTTTCTCCACTGGCACCGGGTACGGCATAggtttctccacgacctttatTTTCTCCACTTCTACGGGGACTTTTTTCTCGACAGTAACCGGGTAAGGCTTTGGCACTTCGACTTTATAAGGAACCTTGACTGGTTTCTCGATGGTTTTGATGTATCTGTGGTGatggtggtgatggtgatgcTTGATTCTCGTGACGTAGTTCTGATGTTGACTGGCGTCAGGGTGCGGGTCTCCCGCAAGGTGCTGCGTGGGCGAGTGCACGACAGGGCTTGCGCTGTAACCAGAATAGACATAAAGATTCTGCGTCGGTTTCCGCTTGCGGAATAGCCCCATCTTTTTCTTCTTGTGAACGGGCTGTTTTGCTCGCGAGTTTGTGACCGGAACTAGCCCATAAGATTGCAAGTAAACCGTACGTTTGCTCTCCCTTGCGTTTTCATTTGGTTGTAAGTAAATCAAGCGTTTATTGTCTTCAGGAGCTGTTTGTAAGTACGTCACACGTTTGTTATCCTCTGGAacattttgtaagtacattgtGTGCTTGTTCTCTGGGACAGTATGTAAATAAGTCGGGCGTTTGTTGTCCTCCGGGAAATTTTGTAAGAACATTGTGCGCTTGTCGTCCTCTGGgatattttgtaagtaaatcGTGTGTTTGTCGTCTTCTGGGCTAGTAAAGTAAGAGTCCGATCGTTTGGATATCGGTGTCTGTGCGGGCCTTCGCTTTTTGGGATAGTGGGAGGGTACTATAGGTACCCAATCGTTAGGTGTGAAGCGGGTGTAATTTGCATCAGTGACAGAGGCGGTAGTGGTGGTGGTATGTTTAGGCACACGTTGCACCCTGCGATAGCCTCGCGTGATCGTAAGCGGTTCAAAAGTGGTCGTAGAGGTCTGTGCCGTTCTATTCATGTTGACGTATTTGAAGCGGTAGTGGGTCGCTGAAGCGATTTCAAGATCTGTGCTATTCGTGCTGTTAGTGCTTGGGATTTTGTCAGTATTGCCCGTGTTGACAGCTGACGACGTGTTCTGGAATATTTCAGTCTTTCTCTCTAAAATTTTCTTTGGCCAGATTCTTTTGTTTCTCAAAGGTCTTTGAGTTGTCGTTGTTGTCGTAGTGCtagtagtggtggtggtggtagagTTTTGGACGATTTTCGGCGGCCGTACGAAGTCCGTTCGTATGCCGTTGATAGTTTCAACGGGCACGCTAAATTTGGGAGGCTTAAGCGGTACACGTACGGGTCTGCCGGAGGAGGCGGCGAAGGCGAGAGGCTGGCGGGTTGGCGGATTGGAGTGATAGTAGCTTTTGTGTCGCGAGCCTAGTGGAATGACTCGGGGAAACTTGTGCGCAGAGTTGGGCGGGTGACGGAGTTTCATCGGTTTGGGGTAGAGGTGTCGCGAGGGTGGGCCCAGGATCATCTGATGGTAGGGTTGCGGTTTCTCTACGTAAACATGTATTTTCTGTTTGTCCGGGGCGGGGTGAGGCGGTTTGCTCGGCGGCCGCTGCTCGGGCTGGGTTTGGTTCGCTGCTTGGGTCGGACTGGGTTGGGTTACGTACTTGGGACCATCAACAATCGTGACGGCTCTGTTCTTGGACTCGTCAGCCACTTGATCGGTCTTGCTGTCATCTTGTGCCGTCGCGCCACCTTCATTGACGGCGATCACTAACGCTATGATCAGGAATGCCGTctgtaaagaaaatattatattgtctattattttgaaaagtttaTAAGTGTATATTGacgaaataatgtaggtacctaccacatAATATAAGTTAGAGACTTACAGTGATATACCTATAGGCTCTGTAGCACaatttcgaaaatcaaaatttataatgtacGAAATTCCTATAAGTGCTGGTCCTAATGCACAATAAATCATTTTCTTTTCGAAAATCGATATTCCTTTGTACAAAATATCTAATGACAATACTTTGAAATTCGATATATATCTAAAACGCAAAATACCTACTCTACGTACAAAAAGCCTAGTGACAATTCTTcgaaaaacattacaaatacaaaGATCAAACACGATAAAAATTATAGTTCTTGACTGGATATAATATGTAGATTGTTACGTTTAggtaaataggttaggttatgttagtacTGCATCCGGGCCGAAGGCCCAAACTACGCAGATACAGGAGCTCCGCtcagcggagctccgtcgactttgtCACGTTATATCTACGCTTTAAGCTAAAATCAACTGAACGAAATACTAAATGTCGTTAGAATTATCTTGGACTGGCAATTTTGTACATTAGACATTTTAAACGTGGGTTAAATGAACGTAGGATAAACGTCGCTAGGACTTTCATGTACTAGCAGTTTTgtacatttcatattttaaacgTGGATTAGGTAACTGAACATCGAACATGTATCTAGGAATTTtgtacattataaattttgattttcgaaattttgctACGGAGCCGTtgatacctatccaaaccaagtataggtaagCTAATTTCTTTTTGAAACTTATTGCTGTATTATCTAGGTACGTACATTATCAGCTGCAGATAGTTATACTGAGTTCAAACCGGGTCCAAAAAGGTTGTTCCAACAGACATTTATACTTCTGGGAGTTCTAGAAGCTAATGTTAGGATATATATAAACATTGATGTtgtgagttaaaaaaaatgttattcctTTTAGTcgattatttcaataaaatattaaattgaatgTATTTTGTGTCACGAATGTAATTCGTAAttggtttttattgtttttactttgtttatcCCGTAGCTttatatcccgcgggaatttcgaaaaatcctttttaGTGCACCTCTATGACCTAGTTATGCACCTCAAGaaatgtctgccaaatttcgAGATGAGCGTTGACTGTTAGTCAGTTATTCAGTAATGTTGTACTCTTTTCATAGGATTATTAAATGAAGATAGCATAGCAGCGGCGTGTTTCTAGTGCACAAACCTTtcgcgagttgtcgttcacctTTTTATCATCAGCGGCATAGAATGTTGGGAATTTGCAACTGATTAGATCACTATAATAAGTTATTGTTTAATAGAGCTTAGATAAGTATGaaagatatttaataaaaaaaactgacgtCTTAGCTGTAAGTATAGGAAAAGGAAAATACTGACACTAACAACGCTTAATAACGTATTTGCAAGATAAAGTTAGGCAGGTAATTAAGTAtcaagtttgttttatttgaaacaaaaggaaactgttattattatattcatttaattttaaactaattctgtcttaattaaaaatatttttatatggaTTCTTCTGAATTCTCTAGTCTTGACTTCAGTTGAGTTGATTTTTTACACACAAACCAGTAGGTTACTATACCtatttcaaaataatctaaattaCTCAACATTGGGTATTGACAAAGTCCATTTAGAACCCTTTAAGACTTAGACGACAGTAAACATTCGCACTTTCCAATCAATAACTTTTGTAGTAATTTATTATAGCCATGAACCATAAACATCAACACTgaacattaaacaaaaaaatccaaGGTCACTGTTATTTATTTCACCAATTTTCTTTCACATTTTCTGAAATTATGGATCACTTCACCATCGTTTTTGTTTCCGGCTAACTATTCCCGCGCATTTtgacgtttattttttttcactagtGTTGTACCTACCGATAAGTGTTGCATTTTGCGGGACCGACGACCGGTCGCAGACGTGAGCGATACGTAATGATGGGTGCAAGGAATCGCCACTCACTTATATAGCGTTAGTAATGGGTGGCTGAGTTTCGGGATGCAAACTTTCTCTGCCAATATCACCCATGATTCCTTTATCCCTTTAAGATTAATAATTAACTAATTGCACTGCCAAAAGTAGAGAAATGTTTACATTAACGTTTTCTTTAACGTTTATTTGTAAACTTTGCGGCCATTGACTTAAAATCGCCTGAAGAAACGTGGTTCCACATAAAAAAGACGAAAGAAACGATGTCCTATTACCAATACTCA encodes:
- the LOC141435685 gene encoding uncharacterized protein; translation: MKDFKKLSDEITTQMKDLTDRVEILSWTLQQNFIDSFLNYTTTKSLEQLNYRNRKGNIVNDYANISEAIKSLRESLNETNDEFNDQCEKLDKSIDVLNDLCTAVEGKRVLELANHEFRRHNYCEAMVAVKELQDRIQKLKFNGDTAKALLNLVEQAENQLALYTAHLSVDWEDLFSWSEKRSLTYLTYSLSVQQSDPILLQKVLRSLQVTERLNAELGVFSCFFIDQLLHNVIRHNCEIFTEDDVGAVVFNIKITLANKNRPNYQTIFNNLTAIFEFLQSTLGSQLESAQKFIEIFADSIREKFFHKIIEDCIRNNLPSCNSTYENYTNLVIELDAFNKFLIESKFVEADKSPLNKYIDNTECVLYNKKCDKLLYDVRNLLSQSLSYGTEVVGTEPMNENESILEVTDKSEKDVWDLNKPVFLSKCVISQNVKKILRMIVEHLEESTKLPEKYSTQLVSYIKDITVMYQSIVPKKFKTNLECCPLDIALFFNNCFYLAHGLLGPPWRNTLPAALSNHLTTVMLVCIQDLRVLGLEKVSLYLQKQKNVITQSIESNELSWSKESYEQFDTAVNNAIIQMKDLKCCWHNILPTRMYEMGMCTLVQAFCQAVLQRIFADCKLISEELVYMLSVRLQDAVEDITALFEEPIELDKKINVWLKFTKMPQLLKAQLLEIVEIWNTKELSQSYACEEVRQITAFLIIALVIAVNEGGATAQDDSKTDQVADESKNRAVTIVDGPKYVTQPSPTQAANQTQPEQRPPSKPPHPAPDKQKIHVYVEKPQPYHQMILGPPSRHLYPKPMKLRHPPNSAHKFPRVIPLGSRHKSYYHSNPPTRQPLAFAASSGRPVRVPLKPPKFSVPVETINGIRTDFVRPPKIVQNSTTTTTTSTTTTTTTQRPLRNKRIWPKKILERKTEIFQNTSSAVNTGNTDKIPSTNSTNSTDLEIASATHYRFKYVNMNRTAQTSTTTFEPLTITRGYRRVQRVPKHTTTTTASVTDANYTRFTPNDWVPIVPSHYPKKRRPAQTPISKRSDSYFTSPEDDKHTIYLQNIPEDDKRTMFLQNFPEDNKRPTYLHTVPENKHTMYLQNVPEDNKRVTYLQTAPEDNKRLIYLQPNENARESKRTVYLQSYGLVPVTNSRAKQPVHKKKKMGLFRKRKPTQNLYVYSGYSASPVVHSPTQHLAGDPHPDASQHQNYVTRIKHHHHHHHHRYIKTIEKPVKVPYKVEVPKPYPVTVEKKVPVEVEKIKVVEKPMPYPVPVEKRIPYPVEVKVPHPVPIKVIEKEYIPRPYPIVHHVPIYKNVEVKVPHPVPVPVPVEKRVPYRVEVQVPVDRPYPVTVEKKVPYPVPVKVLVPQPYPVEKRVPYPVEVTVKEPVEVVKHVPIRVPYPQPFPVRVPTPVAVPVEKRVPYPVEVEKKVPVPYKVLVPQKVEVEKKVPVYIPRPYPVEKKVPVPVNVPYAVPVYTEMPIYVNKPFRYPNSDDYHNVVSGAITVSNSNEETSTSAYHTATVHGNTGFAGFQSRSDVKSSESTSSAESTESTTHSESIKQYESTTESERTTPITTESS